Within the Glycine soja cultivar W05 chromosome 3, ASM419377v2, whole genome shotgun sequence genome, the region ATGCCTTGAATAAATATATGGTTGAATATTAAAAACCAAAGATTAAGAAGGCTATAGTACAtccacaagtagtataaaatgacaAATGGTCCTAGCAAAAAGAAAGGTGCATGTATGCCATGGATAGTCTTcagaataaaaattgaaaaaaaaaatcttaaaagtaaACAATAGTTGggctatgaattaaaaaatgggTAGGGTGCAGCCAAAGATGGCACGTGTGTGGAGTGTGGAGTGTAGAATGAGTTGCTCTCATGTAAAGATCAACCAAAAAGCAGGTGGAGCTGAATATGAGTAGAAGAGGTGGTCAAAACTCATACTTTTTCCAATCTACATGCTTTGGAGTTGTGAAAAATTCAAAGCGGAGAACCCACTGCACAGATACATGTTGAGTTGAGAAGGACATTGGACCATCCATGGggatagaaaaaagaaagcttGTCTGCACCAAATCTGCAACAACCTCATGATGATCACTCTGAACCTAAAAGCACAGTTGAGACCACAATTGTCAGAATCAGAGGCCATTAATAACATTTTGAAATACATATGATcccatttctttttctcttgagTATTGCAGACAGACAATTTAAAAGCAAGTCTTTAAAAAAGTCAATCAGAGATTGGCCATTGAATAATCATGCATTATGGTTAATCAAAAGGCACCAGTAAACCAGATCTACATCATTAATTCTGAATAACATATTGTAGATATTAGTGATAAGGGGCTTTTAGGGCTATGTATTATATATCAATTGCTGCATAGCTTAGTGTGGCTATATAAACCAAGTATAGGATGAAATAGGGAAATGCTTCAAGTGTAATTTGTGGCCACAAAGTACCTATAAAACTTGAAGCAAAACTCTATCAACAGCTACAAGACTAGTAATGCTCATGGTAGCAAAAGCTGGGAAGTAAAGTGCCAACaggaacaaaaacaaataaaagtagcAGATAAGAATGTGGAGGTGGATGAATAGACATACAAGAATGATATTAGTAGGAACAAATGTATTTAGGAGAAAGTAGGAACAGCATCTATCAAAGAGAAGATGATACAAAATCACCAAGGTGGTCAGGAAAGGTTTAGACCAATGAAGTGAATAAAATCAAAGATAGTCTCATGAAAAGAGGTAGATTAAGACCAAAGCAAACTTTAGGAGAACCATTAACAAAGACCTTAATCTAAATGGATTTAACGAATGCTAGGTTTTTTATTCAACCAGTCAGTAAAAGTTTAAAAGGAGTAGTGAGaggtaaaagaaatagaaaataccTTAGTGATTGTAGGCGAATTCCTTCTAGAATGGTGGACAAATCGCCGATTTATAGTTTCCGAAGTTTCCAATGTTATTGAGATCTGAAAATAATAACTACTATAATAAATTCACTTCCAGAGTATCTCACCCCCAAAAATTGATTTGTTAACTATTAGTTTAACTCTCAACAGATGACAAGGGCAGTCACCTCAAGGCATCTCCTAGCTCCTTCATGAAAGAAAGTGAGAGTGCCACCTATCTGTAACAAGAAAGTTGCTGGTGAATAGACTTCTTATGTACACCATGTATCAAACTCGACTTGATTATCCTTACCATATCACTGAAGTAATAAGTTGAGTCGGAATTTTTAGGGGAAAATTTAAGCAAAACTTGATCATCAAGTCGGATATTGTAAGACCTTCCTCTAATAAAGCCTTCTGCTGCAGAAAATGTCTGCATAAAATTAGCTTACATggaatgtaaattattttaaaaaaatttggagtACAATATCCAATGTGTCTGAAGcacataaaatcattttaggaGAGAAGAAAATGCATCAATTTACATGATATAGATTCTACAGCCCCAGCTTCAGGCGAAGAGGATACTCCCACATCATATTCTGCAGAAAATGTCTTCCGCAGCTTCTGTTGCTCATTTGGGGAGACAATTGCAAATGACTTCTGGGTTGACAAGACATCTGTTTTCTAAATGAATTAGCATAGCAAATACTTGATTTCAAAGCCAAAAGTAAATAATGACTCCTATCAATCAGACACTAATAAACCAACACAACTGGATACTGTttcagaaatatatttctacaAGAAAAAATTAGCAGTTTCACACATAAACCGACACCAAGGTATAGTTTAATTTGCTCACCAGCACCAGAATCAGACAACACTTCAGCAACAGACAGCCTAGGAAGTGCCATATTTGAAGATAAACTTGTTCGGAAACCTTCTAAAGTAGAAACATCCCTGGTCAATGATCTTGCAGAAGAAGATCGCAATGACAGTGAACTTCCAAAGCCTCTGTTTAGACTCTCTCTCATGGGATTATAAGAAGAAACAGATGAGATATCATCTCTTGAGCTGTCATAGCCCTCCTCAACTCCATCATACATGTCATTTGCTCTAACCTGTATAAAAATGATTTCATTTTATATCTTGAGTACATGAAAAAGAACAGCATGGAATAAGTGAAATGCCAAAAGATAGCTTAACATACAACCAGAAATGAGATATATAATtccaaaaaaaagaatttgaaaaaaagTTTTGTACTGTTTAATTAGTAACCAGCATTGATTCTTTGGACAATGGAATGGGGAGAATAAGAAATAGATTTAGATTCCCAAGAGGGGGGAGTATTATTAGTTAACCCATTAGTAGTTGAGTATTGTTAGATAACCCATTAGCTAGTTtagttagttataaattataatcagTAGTTAGTTAGCTACAATCAATGAAGGGTACATAACACGTATAAATAGAAGATGGGAAAGGACAGCATCTAAACTTCTAAAAATGAGCAGATTTCATATTACTTTAGAATGAAAGATCATTGTGTGATTTTAACCAAAATCCAATCTACAATTCTAAAtccattttaaaatgtaatttttcaaCCGATTTCACATTTTGCAAAGAcagaacattttaaaattaaaaacagatgAAGGCATTATTAAAACAATAGATAGCAATCGAATATAGGCTAAAACACAGATAAGTTTAGTTtacccaattaaaaaatatcaccaATAGCATACCCAATCAGCATCTCCATCCATCTCTTTCCAAAATAAATCCAGTTGTACACTAGTTAAGGGAACAATATCTGAAAACATATAAACACATGGATATATTACTTATAATGTTCAACGAAAATTAAGAtgactaaaaaaatttgatgctaCATGAAATAAACATGTATAGGtgcaaaaaaataagaaacttaatAGTGATATATgcaatcaattttaataaacaaGTAAATTCCCCAACGATAGCTGGTTCTATCAAAGTTTGCTTCCCAGACAGATCATTCTTTTTGTGTTGCAAATTGTCAGGTTGAATTTGAATAAATGCCAATGTCATGGGCTCATACCAAAGAGAATGACAAATTGATacaacatatatttataatttcaatgGTTTCACATAATAGCTTCTTAGGTCATCATGTAAACATGAGCAACAAATTTCAGAATCTACAGCTAAAAAGCAGCAAAAATAGAACTACAGGGCCTATTAGAAAAGCTAAATCTTCCACATATCCATCTATAGCATAAGCTATATTTGTTCCACATCagcattcaaaattttaaaagtatttttttttcttttaaacggAAAGCAATTTTACTTTGTACAGAAGAACATCTTCACATACTCCTTTATAACCAGAAAATCTATGTAGACCTCGATAGAAGAAGTCAGAAACCATTACAACAGGTTTAGAacggaaataaaatagaaagaaagttAACCAAACTAACCATCATCTATTGGAAAGCCACTACTTTTTTGGTTTATCCATATTTGTAATGGAATACGAACTTCCTGCAGAAATGAAAGTTAACAAacttaaaaatctaaaaataggCAAACCAGTACATGTTAAaagattgaaataaaaatatccaaaaaagGAAGTACACATCAATGTTATCAAACCCAGATAATGACACAGATCAGCCAACCCCAAAAACATTAAAGTGAGATGTCCACTATACCAAAGGTTATACGTACAAGACAAATAGTTTATACCACACACACTTAAGAGCTCAAAACTAAAGAGTTATCTAAAATTAAAGGCGCAGTCATAATTACTAATCAAAagtaataacaaaacacaatcatcatcaaaaaggaagATGGTATAATAAAGGACAAAACtctgtttttttattagaaaaaaataatagtatatattaatatgataaaaCAGTACCAGTGGTACTGATATATATACATGTCAATACTCTCCCAAGCAGAAGTATGGTTCCCTAATACACACTACCTAGCAGGCATTAAGGAACCAGAAATCTGACTATCGAGATTTCGTAAATCCACCCAACACCTAATCCTAATTTCCCCAAGATAATGATTCCCACCAAATCAGTTGAATTTTAGGACAGCTGAAAAATAAATGAGCTGCCTCCTCTTCCTTATCCCTGCAGAATGGGCACATTCTGTCCTTTATGTCCACATTTCTCCTACACAAGTTGGACCTAGTGGGCAATCCGTCCCGTATCAGTCTCCACGCAAAAAAGGCAGCTTTGCTCGGGATTTTTAACTTTCATATGTCTTTAAATGCCCCATCCAGATTCTCATCTCTTGAGTCATTGTCCAGCAGGTTGTGTGCACTACGGACAGTATATATCCCACTTGGATCATTCAGCCACACCCACTTGTCTAGTTGGTGGGCATTTATGGTGACTCCTTGGATTTCTTCCAAAAAAATTGCACTCATACCTATCTCAGCTTCAAACAGTAATCTTCTCCACAGCAGAGACCATCCCCATGCTCCCTCTACACTGCTCCCCATCTGCTGAATGTATGTGTTGTGCTGGTTCGAATTTAGGTAAAGCCTAGGATATTTTATCATTAACGGAATCACATTATTGTTCCACCCATCTCAGAATCTGACTTTTGAACCACATCCCACACTCCATCTTATACGGGATTTAAACCAGCTATCCTCCCCTGACCCACGGCACATATCACGAAGGTCCTTCCACCACACAGATTCAGCAGAATTCCTCCTTTCTACATCCAAACTCCTCCATCCCCAATACTTTGAGTCCAACATTCTAGCCCACAATTCTTCTTGATGATTAAACAAGTTCCATCTCCATTTTCCTAGAAGAGTGCAATTAAATTTGTTCAAATCCCTAATTCCCAAACCTCCCTTCTCCTTTGATAGACATACTAATTCCCAACTTATCCAAGCGATTTTCTTCTGCTCTACTCCTCCACCCCAGAGGAAACACCTTTGCAACTTCACCAGCTTGTCGACTGCCTTCTTTGGGATcctgaaaaatgaaagaaaataaataggaaTTGAATTCAGGGCAGACTTTATCAAAGTCACCCTTCCCCAAAAAGAAAGATGTTTTTGCTTCCATTTCGTCAATTTTCTCTCACACTTTTTGATAATGGAATCCCAAGCCACACAACTTCTTAGATTTGCCCCTATCGGAACACCCACATATTAGAAAGGTACAGGTAGCAAGCTGCAGTTTAGATATGATGCAACGTTCCTCATCCACTGCAATGACATCCCTATCGCCCCAAAATGACTTTTTGCAAAGTTTATTTTTAGCCCTGAAACCAGCTCAAAACTCCTTAGCATCACTTTAATGGCTCTTACGTTTTCCATTGACGCTTCCCCGAAGAAAATCGTATCGTCTACATACTGAAGAATGTTGATCTCCACCAAATTTCTTCCAACCATGAATCCCTTAAACTGGGTGTCATGCAACACTTCTCTCATCAGACCTGTTAGGCCCTCTGCCACAATATTAAATAGAAGTAGGGCTAATGGGTCCCCTTGTCTAAGTCCCTTTTGGGGGATGAGTTCAGCTGACGGGCTCCTATTGATCAATACCGAGATAGAGGCTGAGTTAAGGCAGCCTACAATCCAAGTAACCCACTTAGAACAGAATCCCATTCTCCTGAGCATATACACCAAAAAAGTCCTAAATCACTAAATCGTAGGCCTTCTCATACACGGCTTTGAACATCAAACAGCTCTTATTACCTCTTTTCGCTTCCTCTACCACTTCATTTGCAATAAGCACACTATGAAGCATGTGTCAGCCTTCAAAAAATGCAGATTGGCGCTCATCAATAATACCTAGCAGTGTCTTCTTCAATCTCCTTGCTAACAACTTGGCCACAATCTTATAGATACTGCCTATTAATGAAATAGGCCTATATTGGTTGAGGTTTTGTGGATCCTGCACTTTGGGGATCAATGCAATGAACAAGGCATTGGTTCCCTTCGGAAATTGTCCATTTACATAAAATTACATCCCAGAActctttaataaatttgaagtttaaacCATCCAGTCTAGGGCACTTGTCACTCCTGAATTCCCACACTGCGTCTCTTATTTCTTTCTCATGAAACCTCTCTACCAGATATTCGTTTTGCTGCTGGTTAATTGTCTGAAATCTGACCCCATCCAGCATTGGTCTAAGCCCCTCCACCTCCGAAAATCTCTTCATGTAGAACTGACAGACCTCTTCTTTTTTTACCCTGCTAGGATCTTCTATCCAACAGCCATCAACTAGCAAACCTCTTAGCATACTATGTCTTCGGTTCCCATTTACTAAGAGGTGGAAGAAGCAGGAGTTGCAGTCCCCTTCTTTAAGCCATTTGGTCCTTGACTTCTGTCAAAGCAAGGATTCATGAGAGATGGCTGCCACCAATAATTCTTCATGCAGCTGCTTCTTCAGTCTAATTTCTTGAGTACTCAATTGTCTTTCGTCTCCTTCTTTTTCCAGCAAGTTCAGCTCCCTCTCAGTCCTTGTCATCTTCCTCTGAATGTCACCAAATTGCTCTTTGTTCCAGATTTTCAATCTTTGTTTGAGgccctttattttttcttttagcacAAAACCACCCCAGCCCCTTATGGAATTTGTTGACCACCATTCACTGGCCACTTTTCTAAACGACTTATCATGGAACCAACAGTCCAGAACTCGAAAAGGTTTCAGTCCCCAATCCACAAATGAGGATGACAACAAGATAGTGCAATGGTCTAAGAAGTTCCCTTCCAAGATGAACTGAGTGTTGCCTTGCCATTTATCAAACCAATCTGCAGAGACTAGAATTCTGTCAAGCCTACTCTTAGCTGACCCATTTGGTCCATACCAAGTATATTTTCTCCCCATACAAGGCACATCATCAACTTCTAAGTCAGCAATCCAATCATTAAACTCCTTGATATTCCTCTCATCTTGTTGTCTTTGACTGGTGCCCATTCTTTCAGATGTTGTTCTTATGCTGTTAAAGTCACCTAGAATACACCATAAGCCTCCCAAATTGAAATTTCTTAGAGTTCTGATTTGATCCCACAGATTTCTCTTCATACCCACATCACTTGGCCAGTATATATTCACAATACAAACTCTAACACCATCTGCAATCCATATCCCTTCTAGGTAGATAAAGCCACAGCCACTACACTTCTTTCCTAGTCTGAAAGCCTGTTCTCTTGGCTAAGTCCCAACACATTACTACTTGTTTGGTATGCTCCAATGTTGTTgggcttttattttttgttaaaacccTCGAGTCCAACCTTTCACTACTCTGTTCTTCCCAATCAATTAGTTCCTTCAATCCACTGACCTTCGATATAATTGGGGGAGTCTCAAATTGGCTTGACTCATCAATGGGTTGGCTTATTTCTACGCTATTTATTCCATCCTCATTTCCATATTCGGGCTCAGTGGCATTTGAGTTGTCTTTTTGCTTTCTACACCATGTATGTCTGTGTTGGAATTACACACATTGTATGGGTAGTTGTTCCAACAAAGAATAGTTATTAATGTACCTAGATAGTCACATATTCATGTATCTCGGAATTCACATGCATGTACATAGGTACTAGAACTTCATTA harbors:
- the LOC114406440 gene encoding uncharacterized protein LOC114406440 isoform X2, giving the protein MLPGRFSFFGGGGDSGAVVDNANSSPSKGGGDELAVVQPTLKLETDRQVYRPGDPVIVTIQISNPANGYSFLMERLGFEIRGIEKLDTQWFATQKLMPGSKQRRDVVRTQLPSIIPPSYKGSNIRYLYYIKSALTGGWIIYENGQSRLESKNDVTDLEVRIPLQIWINQKSSGFPIDDDIVPLTSVQLDLFWKEMDGDADWVRANDMYDGVEEGYDSSRDDISSVSSYNPMRESLNRGFGSSLSLRSSSARSLTRDVSTLEGFRTSLSSNMALPRLSVAEVLSDSGADVLSTQKSFAIVSPNEQQKLRKTFSAEYDVGVSSSPEAGAVESISSEGFIRGRSYNIRLDDQVLLKFSPKNSDSTYYFSDMIGGTLTFFHEGARRCLEISITLETSETINRRFVHHSRRNSPTITKVQSDHHEVVADLVQTSFLFSIPMDGPMSFSTQHVSVQWVLRFEFFTTPKHVDWKKYEHPLLIEGREKTEWVLPITVHAPPPRAPASGTRSDKLFSLDPMWVHN
- the LOC114406440 gene encoding uncharacterized protein LOC114406440 isoform X1, producing the protein MLPGRFSFFGGGGDSGAVVDNANSSPSKGGGDELAVVQPTLKLETDRQVYRPGDPVIVTIQISNPANGYSFLMERLGFEIRGIEKLDTQWFATQKLMPGSKQRRGENAFLECSTPILIANQILNAGASKSYVVRTQLPSIIPPSYKGSNIRYLYYIKSALTGGWIIYENGQSRLESKNDVTDLEVRIPLQIWINQKSSGFPIDDDIVPLTSVQLDLFWKEMDGDADWVRANDMYDGVEEGYDSSRDDISSVSSYNPMRESLNRGFGSSLSLRSSSARSLTRDVSTLEGFRTSLSSNMALPRLSVAEVLSDSGADVLSTQKSFAIVSPNEQQKLRKTFSAEYDVGVSSSPEAGAVESISSEGFIRGRSYNIRLDDQVLLKFSPKNSDSTYYFSDMIGGTLTFFHEGARRCLEISITLETSETINRRFVHHSRRNSPTITKVQSDHHEVVADLVQTSFLFSIPMDGPMSFSTQHVSVQWVLRFEFFTTPKHVDWKKYEHPLLIEGREKTEWVLPITVHAPPPRAPASGTRSDKLFSLDPMWVHN